CGGCGGTCTACCTCAAGCGCGTCACGCGCACAGGTTTTGAGGACGCGCTTTTTGCCGCTTGGCGCGGAGACGCGGACTTCATCCTCAACAAGCCCGAGTACGCCAACGGCTCAGTGCTCGTGACCGGGCCAGACTTCGGCACCGGCTCCTCGCGCGAGCACGCCGTATGGGCGCTCAAGGACTATGGCTTCAAGGTGGTCCTCGCGTCTCGCTTCGCCGACATCTTCCGCGGCAACTCCGGCAAGCAGGGCCTCGTCACCGGGGTCCTGAGCCAGGAGAACATCGAACTGCTGTGGAAGCTGCTCGAGGCGGAGCCCGGCAAGCAGATCACGGTGTCGCTCGAGGACCGCACCGTCACGTGCGGCGAGCTCACCGTCCCGTTCGAGATCGACGACTACGTGCGGTGGCGCCTCATGGAGGGACTCGACGACATCGGGCTCACTCTCAAGCACGAAGAGGACATCACGGCGTTCGAAGCGACTCGCGACGCTTGGCGACCCAAGACGCTTCCTGCGAAGACGGAGCCCAAGCAGCACGTCGTCGCGGCGCGGCCCGCTCAGTAGTTGATGGCGGTACGGGAGGAGGACGCGCGCGGCACTTTCTGGTCCGTGGCGCGTCCGCTCCCGCACCGCAAGGCCGCCGGTCTGGCCGTGCCAGCGATCGCGTCCAACATTGCGGTGCCGCTCGCGGGGCTCGTGGACACGGCGGTCCTTGGCAACTTCGCAGGCGCCGTTGACATCGGTGCCGTGGGGCTTGGCGCCGCTGTCATCGCCACGCTGTTCTGGGTGTTCTCGTTCTTGCGCGTGGGCACCACGTCTCTCGTGGGCCGCGCTTTCGGTGCTGACGACGCCATCGGCGCTGTGCGCCACGTCCAGCGCGCCATAGGGCTCGCAGGTGTGATGGCCGTCGCGTGGCTCGCGTTGCAGTGGGTCGTAGTGCCGCTCGTGCTCGCGGGTCTTGCGCCAGCGGGCCAGGAACGGGATACCGCGCTTGAGTACACCCTGATCCGAGGGCTCTCTCTGCCCGCGCTGCTTGTCACGCTCGTGATCGCTGGCTATTTCATCGGCGCGCACAACACGCGGGTGCCGCTCGCGGTAGCGACCACGACGGCCCTCGCGAACGTCGGGTTCGATTTCCTCTTCGTGGCAGGGCTCGGATGGGGAGCACGCGGTGCTGGCTGGGGCACCTTCGCATCGGAATGGATCGGCGTTGTCCTCGCCGCGTATCTCTTGTGGCGCCACCTCGACCCTGAGCAGCGCGCGACGCTTCGTGACTGGCGCGACCGCACCTTGCGCGTCGGTTGGGCGCGCCTCGCGCGCTTTAACGGCACCCTGATGGCCCGTACGGCGCTACTCATGGGTGTCATCACCTTTGTGGCGTCGGTGGGGTCCCGCTTTGACACCGAGACGCTCGCCGCCAACGCGATCATGCTGCAACTGATGCACCTGGCGTCGTACGCCCTCGACGGCTACGCCAATGCTGCCGAGGCGCTCGCGGCGCGCGCCGCTGGCCGGCGGTCGGCGCCAGAGCTGAACGCAGCGGCGCTCGCGTCCGCGATCCCCATGGCCGTGATTGCACTCGTGGCCACGGCTGCGTATCTGCTTGCGCGGGACCCTCTGCTGAGCGTCCTCACTGACCTGCCAGCGGTGAACGACACGGCGCGGGAGTACTGGCTCTACATCGCGTTGCTGCCCGCGCTGTCGTGGGCGTCGTGGTGGCTCGACGGTGTCTACCTCGGTGCAGGCAGGCCGGGGTTCATGCTGGCATCCATGTCGGCGTCGGTTGTACTTGTCTTTGTGCCAGTGCTGGTCATTGGCGCCCGCAGTGGCGGGCTGACCAACCACCATGTGTGGATCGCGTTCTTGGCGCTCAACGTGGCCAGGCAGATCACACTCGCCGCTCTCTACCCGCGGTTGGTGAAGACCTTGGCCTAGAACCGTGGAGGGGCTGCGGGAACACCAGCGGCCAAGTCTGGCTTGAACAGGACATGGCCGACACCGCGGTAGACCACGCCCACCACATCGAGGCGCCCTCGCTGAGTGCCACTGCGCGCGATGGCTTGAGGGTCAGTGCTGCAGCGCTCGTGTGCGGAGCGGCCGTGTTGTTGTTTGCGGTCCACGTGCGCCCGTGGGGCTACGTCCCCTTGCTCGCGGGAGTCGCCCTTGCGTGGATGGTCGATCGCTTCCTGGCGCGCGACCTCACGCTCATCGCCGTGGGCCAGATCATCATCTCCACCATCTCGCTCAAGGCCGACCTCTCAAACGCGGGCATAGCGAGGTTTGCAGCGGCGCTCGGGCTGGCTGTGCTCGTGCCTTACGCCCTCTCACGCTGGGTGCTGCGCGACCACGCCATTCGCTTCCCGATGCGCGGTGGCTGGCCGTGGACGCGCGCACAGTGGGCGTACATCGCCGTCGTAGTCGTCGCCGGCTACCTGATCCTGCCGTACTACTTCATTGGGTCCGGCGTGTACCAGAACTGGCCGGAGGTGACAGGCGCCCAAGAGATTGGGCGACTCTTCGTCGGCGTCAACGCAGTGGGCATTTGGGATGAGCTCTTCTTTGTGGCGACCGTGTTCACGTTGCTTCTGCGCCATTTCCCCGTGTGGTTGGCGAACGGACTGCAAGCAATCGTCTTCGTGTCGTTCTTGTGGGAGCTGGGCTACCGCGAATGGGGTCCGGTGCTTACCGTGCCGTTTGCGCTCATTCAAGGGTGGATCTTCTCGTGGGCGCGGTCGCTGCCGTACGTCGTTACGGTCCACCTGTTGTTTGACGCCGTGGTGTTCGGCGTGCTGGTGCACGCCCATCACCCCGACTTGCTCGATATCTTTGTGACGGCGCCTTAACGTTCGCCCAACCACGCGCGCGTGCCAAAGGATCCAACCGATCGTCCCGCAACCCCCGCCGCAAAGGCGAGATCCGCCTCGAAGCGCGCGGCATCCCAGCCGCGGTCCGCGATCCGCTGGGTCAGCGCACCGTGGAAGAAGTCTCCGGCACCGAGCGTGTCCTCGACGTGGACGGGGCGAACGGGGACAGTTCCACGTGACCGCGGCCCCCGGAAGACGATGCCACGAGACCCCCTCGTGACTGCGGCAAGAGTCGGCCCATTCTCGGTGACGTACTCCAGCACGCTTGACGGGTCCGAGTTCGCGCCAGGAGGAGCGAAGTCAGCTGACACCACCGCCACGTCGACGTGTGCCAGCACTTCGGGTGTGTGTGGCTTGAAGCTCCCCAGGTCGGCCACCACGGGAATGCCGCGCTGCCGTGCCGCTGCCGCAAGTGGTAGCGCCAGGTCAGGGTAGTAGCCATCGAGCTGGACGGCGCCGACGCCGTCGATCAGGGCCTCGATGTCGTTCGGGGTGAGGGCGGGCAGGGAGCCTGACGACGCCGATGAGGTGGGGGAGACAACGGCCCTGTCGCCGCTGCCGCGGGAGACGAGGATGGAGGCGACCACGGCGTCGGCGTCCGTCGGTACGGCGTGGATGGTGACCCCGCGCGCCGCCAGATCGGCGCGAATGATGTCCGCGACGGGCCCGCTCGGCAGGGCCGTCACAAGCGCGGTCCCCGCACCAAGGTGGGCGGCGGCAACGGCGGCATTCGTTGCCGGCCCCCCTGCGGCAAGCACAGAGTCGAGAGCGACCGTCTTTTCATTGGCGCCGGGCGGGTGCTCGACAAGCTGAATGACGTCAAGCGTTGCGAGGCCAACGAAGAGGCAGTTGACGCTCATCGTGCCGCGACAGCGAGCCGACCCGCCAGGCCGACGTACGCCGCGGCGAAACCTCGCCGCATCCACTGGACGACCGCCGGCCGGGTGAGTACCCGTTCTCGCAACGCTGACGCGAAGAGGCCGTATCCAGCGAAGACGAGGAAAGTCATCGCCATGAATACGACACCGAGGCCCGTCATTGCCCGCCACGCCGCTGGATCGTCGGCCGCGACAAATTGGGGCAAGAACGCGAAGAAGAACACGGTCAGCTTGGGATTGAGCAGGTTGGTCAGCACCGCTCGGCGCACAATGCGCCATGCCGGCAGGGCCTTGGTATCCGCGGCGGCCTGGAGGTCAGTGCGGTCTCGCCAGGTGAGCCACGCGAGATACACAAGGTAGGCGACGCCGGCCCACTTGAGCGTAGAGAAGGCGACTGCAGAGGCGTGCACTACGGCCGCCAGGCCCGTGATGGCCGCTACCAGGTGCGGAACGATGCCGAGCGTGCAACCCGCGGCCGCGATCACCGCTGCCCGCCTGCCTCGTCCCAGACCGGTGCTGACGGTGTAGAGCGCGCCGGTGCCTGGCGCGGCCACGACGGCGAGGGCGGTGATGAGGAACGCGACGCTCATGCGGCGAATGCTACCTGGCGAGGCGCGCGGGACGGCTGACGGCGGGCGTCGTGGCAAACATGGGGCACGATAGTGACCATGACCGACTCCCTTCGCGTCGATGGTGGTCGTCCCCTCGTGGGCGAGATCACCGTGCGCGGTGCCAAGAACTTTGTCTCCAAGGCCATGGTGGCCGCGCTCCTGGGCTCGACCCCTTCTGTCTTACGCAACGTGCCCGACATTCGCGACGTGAAGGTGGTCTCCGCGCTGCTCAGCCTGCACGGCGTCGGCGTCGATTACGACGTCGCGACAGGCGAACTGCGGATGGACACGTCGAATCTGACTTCGGCCGACGCTGCCCACATCGCCGAGCACGCAGGCTCCTCTCGCATCCCCATTTTGCTGTGCGGGCCACTGCTCCACAGGCTTGGCGAGGCGGTCATCCCCGACCTCGGCGGTTGCCGCATCGGCGACCGGCCGATCGACTTCCATCTGGAGATCCTCACCAAGTTTGGCGCGACCGTTACTCAGGGTGAAGATGGCTTGCACCTGACCGCTCCGCACGGTCTGCGAGGCATCAGGCACGAGCTCGAGTTCCCCTCCGTGGGTGCCACCGAGCAATTGCTCCTCACCGCGGTCCTGGCAGAGGGCGTCACCACGCTCCACAATGCCGCAGTGGAGCCGGAGATTAAGGACCTGATCGACACGCTGCAGAAGATGGGTGCGATCATCTCGGTCGACACTGACCGCTCCATCACCATCGAAGGAGTCAAGCACCTCAAGGGATTCGAGCACTGGTCTCTCACGGATCGCATCGAGGCGGGATCGTGGGCGGCTGCGGCGCTCGCCACGCGCGGCGACGTGTTTGTGCGTGGGGCTCAACAACGCCACATGGGCATGTTCCTCAATGTGTTCCGCAAGGTCGGCGGCGAGTTCGAGGTCTCCACTGACGGCATCCGCTTCTTCCACCCTAGGGTTGATCTCAAGCCGATTGCGTTGCAGACCGACGTACACCCTGGCTTTATGACCGATTGGCAGCAGCCTTTGGTGGTCGCACTGACTCAGGCGCAGGGGCTCAGCATCGTGCACGAGACGGTCTACGAGAACCGCTTTGGCTTCACCGACGCCCTGGTCAAGATGGGCGCCCAGGTGCAGTTGTACAAGGAGTGCCTTGGCGACAAGAAGTGTCGCTTTGGGCAGCGAAACTTTCGGCACTCCGCGGTCATCAGCGGGCCCACGCCGCTCAAAGCGGCCGACATCGAGGTGCCAGACCTGCGCGGCGGCTTCTCCCACCTGATCGCGGCGCTGGCGGCGGAAGGAACGTCGACCGTCTCTGGCATCGGGGTCATCGACCGCGGCTACGAGAACTTCCGGGCCAAGCTCGCCGCGCTCGGCGCGAGCATCGAGGCGTAGCGCCATGGTCAAGCGCATCCCTCTGCGGCAGCCCCGCGGCAAGCTCTATCGGCTCGCCGCCTGCGTGATCCGCTCGGTGCTCGCTCTCACGACTCGCAAGGACTGGCACGGCATGCACGACATGCCCGCGGAAGGCGGCTTCATTGCCGTCTCCAATCACGTCACATACGCGGACCCGTTGACCCTTGCGCACTTCCTGTACAACTCCGGCTACGCACCCCACTACCTGGCCAAGTCACCGCTGTTCGAGTTGCCCTTCATCGGGATGATCCTGCGCAAGACCGATCAGATTCCCGTGCACCGAGGCACTGTGCGGGCCAAGGACGCCGTGGACACTGGCATGAAGGTGCTCGACTCAGGGGGAGTGATCGCGATCTTCCCAGAGGGCACGCTGACACGCGATCCAGAACTGTGGCCGATGGTGGCGCGCACTGGGGCCGCGCGCATGGCCCTGCTCACCGGCGTGCCCGTGATTCCCGTGGCCCAGTGGGGTGCTCACCGCCTGCTCGGGCGCTACTCCAAGGTGCTGAAGCCCTTCCCTCGCAAGAAGGTCACGGTGATGGCTGGCCCGCCGATCCCTCTCGATGACTTGCGCGCAGGTCCCCTCGACAACGAGGCGCTGCGCGAGGCGAGCACCCGCATCATGGATACCCTCACCGCGATGGTCGAGCAGATGCGTGGCGAGCAAGCGCCTAAGGTTCGCTTCGACATGCGAAAGAAGACCACGTGATGCGGGCTGCCGTCCTCGGAGCAGGGGCGTGGGGGACCACGTTCGCCGCCGTGCTCGCCGACGCCGGTTGCGACGTCGTCTTGTGGGGCCGCGACGCGACGGTGGCGCGCGACATCACTGCAACCGGCCGCAACGAACGCTTCTTGCC
The Demequina sp. TMPB413 DNA segment above includes these coding regions:
- the murA gene encoding UDP-N-acetylglucosamine 1-carboxyvinyltransferase, with the translated sequence MTDSLRVDGGRPLVGEITVRGAKNFVSKAMVAALLGSTPSVLRNVPDIRDVKVVSALLSLHGVGVDYDVATGELRMDTSNLTSADAAHIAEHAGSSRIPILLCGPLLHRLGEAVIPDLGGCRIGDRPIDFHLEILTKFGATVTQGEDGLHLTAPHGLRGIRHELEFPSVGATEQLLLTAVLAEGVTTLHNAAVEPEIKDLIDTLQKMGAIISVDTDRSITIEGVKHLKGFEHWSLTDRIEAGSWAAAALATRGDVFVRGAQQRHMGMFLNVFRKVGGEFEVSTDGIRFFHPRVDLKPIALQTDVHPGFMTDWQQPLVVALTQAQGLSIVHETVYENRFGFTDALVKMGAQVQLYKECLGDKKCRFGQRNFRHSAVISGPTPLKAADIEVPDLRGGFSHLIAALAAEGTSTVSGIGVIDRGYENFRAKLAALGASIEA
- a CDS encoding CPBP family intramembrane glutamic endopeptidase codes for the protein MADTAVDHAHHIEAPSLSATARDGLRVSAAALVCGAAVLLFAVHVRPWGYVPLLAGVALAWMVDRFLARDLTLIAVGQIIISTISLKADLSNAGIARFAAALGLAVLVPYALSRWVLRDHAIRFPMRGGWPWTRAQWAYIAVVVVAGYLILPYYFIGSGVYQNWPEVTGAQEIGRLFVGVNAVGIWDELFFVATVFTLLLRHFPVWLANGLQAIVFVSFLWELGYREWGPVLTVPFALIQGWIFSWARSLPYVVTVHLLFDAVVFGVLVHAHHPDLLDIFVTAP
- a CDS encoding MATE family efflux transporter encodes the protein MARPLPHRKAAGLAVPAIASNIAVPLAGLVDTAVLGNFAGAVDIGAVGLGAAVIATLFWVFSFLRVGTTSLVGRAFGADDAIGAVRHVQRAIGLAGVMAVAWLALQWVVVPLVLAGLAPAGQERDTALEYTLIRGLSLPALLVTLVIAGYFIGAHNTRVPLAVATTTALANVGFDFLFVAGLGWGARGAGWGTFASEWIGVVLAAYLLWRHLDPEQRATLRDWRDRTLRVGWARLARFNGTLMARTALLMGVITFVASVGSRFDTETLAANAIMLQLMHLASYALDGYANAAEALAARAAGRRSAPELNAAALASAIPMAVIALVATAAYLLARDPLLSVLTDLPAVNDTAREYWLYIALLPALSWASWWLDGVYLGAGRPGFMLASMSASVVLVFVPVLVIGARSGGLTNHHVWIAFLALNVARQITLAALYPRLVKTLA
- a CDS encoding PfkB family carbohydrate kinase, with protein sequence MSVNCLFVGLATLDVIQLVEHPPGANEKTVALDSVLAAGGPATNAAVAAAHLGAGTALVTALPSGPVADIIRADLAARGVTIHAVPTDADAVVASILVSRGSGDRAVVSPTSSASSGSLPALTPNDIEALIDGVGAVQLDGYYPDLALPLAAAARQRGIPVVADLGSFKPHTPEVLAHVDVAVVSADFAPPGANSDPSSVLEYVTENGPTLAAVTRGSRGIVFRGPRSRGTVPVRPVHVEDTLGAGDFFHGALTQRIADRGWDAARFEADLAFAAGVAGRSVGSFGTRAWLGER
- a CDS encoding 1-acyl-sn-glycerol-3-phosphate acyltransferase — encoded protein: MVKRIPLRQPRGKLYRLAACVIRSVLALTTRKDWHGMHDMPAEGGFIAVSNHVTYADPLTLAHFLYNSGYAPHYLAKSPLFELPFIGMILRKTDQIPVHRGTVRAKDAVDTGMKVLDSGGVIAIFPEGTLTRDPELWPMVARTGAARMALLTGVPVIPVAQWGAHRLLGRYSKVLKPFPRKKVTVMAGPPIPLDDLRAGPLDNEALREASTRIMDTLTAMVEQMRGEQAPKVRFDMRKKTT
- the leuD gene encoding 3-isopropylmalate dehydratase small subunit, which gives rise to MEKITTHTGVGVPLRRSNVDTDQIIPAVYLKRVTRTGFEDALFAAWRGDADFILNKPEYANGSVLVTGPDFGTGSSREHAVWALKDYGFKVVLASRFADIFRGNSGKQGLVTGVLSQENIELLWKLLEAEPGKQITVSLEDRTVTCGELTVPFEIDDYVRWRLMEGLDDIGLTLKHEEDITAFEATRDAWRPKTLPAKTEPKQHVVAARPAQ
- a CDS encoding LysE family translocator, yielding MSVAFLITALAVVAAPGTGALYTVSTGLGRGRRAAVIAAAGCTLGIVPHLVAAITGLAAVVHASAVAFSTLKWAGVAYLVYLAWLTWRDRTDLQAAADTKALPAWRIVRRAVLTNLLNPKLTVFFFAFLPQFVAADDPAAWRAMTGLGVVFMAMTFLVFAGYGLFASALRERVLTRPAVVQWMRRGFAAAYVGLAGRLAVAAR